The Thermococcus sp. region CCAGCCAGCTATCAGCTCCAATCTCTTAACCCTGTGCTTCGGCTTTCCGCCCCTGCTGAGGTCGTGGTTCTCGCCCGGGAAGAGCGCCAGCTCGACGGTCTTGCCGAGGTACTTGAGGGCCGTGTAGAACTGGAGAGCCTCCGGGAGCCAGCAGCGGTAGTCCTCCATCGAGTGGATTATGAGGAGCGGCGTCTCCACGTTCGGCGCGTACTTCAGCGGGCTCTTCTCCCAGTAGCCCTCGGTGTTGTTCCACGGGTCGCCGCCAATCTGGTCGGGGGCGAAGAAGTAGCCGATGTCGGTCGTCCCAAAGAAGCTCACCCAGTTTGAGATTGACCTCTGGGTCACAGCGGCCTTGAACCTCTTCGTGTGCCCGACTATCCAGTTCGTCATGAAGCCGCCGTAGGAGCCGCCGGTGACGCCTATCCTCTCCGGATCAATGAAGTCGAAGCGCTTAATGGCCTCATCAACGACCTCCATCAGGTCCTGATAATCCCTTTCCCCGTAGTGCTCCCTTATGTCGGCGAACTCCTCGCCGTAACCATCGCTTCCGCGAGGGTTGGAAAAGATTACCACAAAGCCTTTAGCCGTCAAAACGTGGAATTCGTGCATGAAGGAGTAGCCGTAAGCAGTCTTCGGCCCGCCGTGGATCTCAAGAACTGCCGGATACTTCTTCCCGGGCTCAAAGCCAACGGGCCTCATAACCCACGCGTCTATCTCAATCCCATCGCTGGCCTTAACCGTGAAGTGCTCGGGCCGGGAGAGTGTGTACTCCCTTATCCAGCCGTTGAACTCGGTGAGCTTTCTCTCCTTCCCGTCCCTAAGTGTGTAAAGCTCAGTTGGGGTGACCGCGTCTTGTGCTGTGAATGCTATGTAGTCGCCGATTGCAAAGCTCTCGACGCTCCTGTCTCCACCGACAACACGCTCTATCTTTCCGTCGAGGTTAACGCGGAAGA contains the following coding sequences:
- a CDS encoding S9 family peptidase, which encodes MPKGLTEKDLGKFKLVGNIDAFRRKLVFQVTEINVEKDDYFSRLYLYDGRKVKPFTSGKKDGNPRFSPDGKLVAFTSKRDKESKEAELYVIPTDGGEARLLTKFKYGIQNLRFTEDGKSIAVVTPIDVEKKPKDDVHVIKEIPFWFNGVGWVYGKRSVVYLVDVETGRKKRLTPKNLDASQIRFHKGKLYFVAQEDRERKPMVSDLYVLEGRKAKHLTPGEWSVSDFIPLEDGTFILKANTRERGIPTNTHIYHYDPQTGEMRKLTKDLDRSAYNSLNCDVRGSQRAELVFKNGWVYYVATDGPRANLFRVNLDGKIERVVGGDRSVESFAIGDYIAFTAQDAVTPTELYTLRDGKERKLTEFNGWIREYTLSRPEHFTVKASDGIEIDAWVMRPVGFEPGKKYPAVLEIHGGPKTAYGYSFMHEFHVLTAKGFVVIFSNPRGSDGYGEEFADIREHYGERDYQDLMEVVDEAIKRFDFIDPERIGVTGGSYGGFMTNWIVGHTKRFKAAVTQRSISNWVSFFGTTDIGYFFAPDQIGGDPWNNTEGYWEKSPLKYAPNVETPLLIIHSMEDYRCWLPEALQFYTALKYLGKTVELALFPGENHDLSRGGKPKHRVKRLELIAGWMERWLK